The following coding sequences lie in one Xiphophorus maculatus strain JP 163 A chromosome 4, X_maculatus-5.0-male, whole genome shotgun sequence genomic window:
- the LOC102229123 gene encoding lysosomal protective protein-like → MHVGGFLLCLLSVLQLGARAQYAPDEVTHLPGMTFKANYSQWSGYLQAGTGNNVKFLHYWFVTSQRDPATDPLVLWLNGGPGCSSLDGFLSENGPFHVNDDGATLYENKFSWNRIANVLYLESPAGVGYSYSDSKKYDTDDDQVADDNYKALQSFFAKFPNFTQNEFFIFGESYGGVYAPTLSLRVATGKAKINFKGFAVGNGLSSFALNDQSLIYFGYYHGLFGEDLWRDLNINCCDEKSCNFYNNTNEKCMTLVNVAFVIVYESGLNEYALYLDCEGLRAYHKGYERAMGHLFRSYRKNLSSFKLPDVKMSSVSLRGVPPCINSTAQTNWLNRGDVRKALHIPDVLPPWDICSDIVEQQYSMLYHTMKEVYLKLLSLDLRALVYNGDTDMACNFLGDQWFVEDLGFKATSRYQPWIHDDQIAGFYQQFGNITFLTVKGAGHMVPQWAPGQAFHMFQSFIENGRY, encoded by the exons CGGCGGTTTCCTGCTGTGTTTGCTGTCCGTCCTTCAGCTCGGCGCCCGGGCTCAGTACGCCCCCGATGAGGTCACTCATCTGCCGGGCATGACGTTCAAAGCCAACTACAGTCAGTGGTCTGGATACCTGCAGGCAGGAACTGGGAATAATGTGAAGTTTCTCCATTATTG GTTTGTAACTTCTCAGAGAGATCCGGCCACAGACCCGCTGGTCCTCTGGCTGAACGGCGGGCCCGGCTGCAGCTCTCTGGACGGATTCTTGTCGGAGAACGGGCCGTTTCAT GTAAATGATGATGGAGCCACTCTTTACGAGAACAAATTCAGCTGGAACAGGATCGCCAACGTGCTGTACCTGGAGTCTCCTGCAGGAGTGGGATACTCTTATTCTGACAGTAAAAAATACGACACGGATGATGATCAG GTTGCTGACGATAATTACAAAGCCCTTCAGAGTTTCTTTGCCAAGTTCCCGAACTTTACTCAGAACGAGTTCTTCATCTTTGGGGAGAGTTACGGAGGCGTTTACGCTCCGACGCTGAGTCTGCGTGTGGCAACAGGAAAGGCTAAGATCAACTTCAAG GGCTTTGCGGTGGGAAACGGTCTCAGTAGCTTTGCGCTCAATGACCAATCTTTGATCTACTTCGGTTATTACCATGGCCTGTTTGGAGAAGA TTTGTGGCGTGATCTGAACATAAACTGCTGTGACGAGAAAAGCTGTAACTTTTACAACAACACTAATGAGAAATGCATGACTCTG GTGAACGTGGCGTTTGTTATCGTGTATGAAAGTGGACTCAACGAGTATGCCCTCTACCTGGACTGCGAGGGCCTCAGAGCGTACCACAAAGGATACGAGCGAGCAATGGGTCATCTCTTCAGGAGCTACAGGAAAAACCTGTCCAGCTTCAAG CTTCCAGATGTCAAGATGTCCTCTGTGTCTCTGAGGGGCGTCCCTCCCTGCATCAACAGCACGGCTCAGACAAACTGGCTGAACAGAGGCGACGTGAGGAAAGCGCTGCACATCCCAGACGTTCTGCCACCCTGGGACATCTGCAG TGACATTGTTGAACAACAATACTCGATGTTATACCACACAATGAAGGAGGTTTACCTGAAGCTGCTCTCTCTGGACTTGCGAGCGCTCGTCTACAACGGAGACACTGACATGGCCTGCAACTTCCTGGGAGACCAGTGGTTTGTGGAGGACCTCGGATTTAAG GCAACCAGCAGGTACCAGCCCTGGATCCATGATGACCAGATTGCCGGTTTCTATCAGCAGTTTGGAAACATCACTTTTCTGACAGTGAAG GGCGCCGGCCACATGGTTCCCCAGTGGGCGCCGGGTCAAGCTTTCCACATGTTTCAGTCCTTCATAGAAAACGGACGGTACTGA